ATGGGGCCTCTCTATGGATGAATGGAAGTCGATGCATCAACTGGTGGTGGAAGTGGTGGATCAGTGGAACCAACAGTATTTTCGGCATATCGATCCCGCCATTCTTCATGTGCTGAAGGAAGATGCGGATCGGAAGCAACGTTTGAGTGAGCGTCTAGATGCGGTTGAAGTGGTGGAGCAGGCGACAAAAGGGATTCGGCTTCAGCCGATTAACGAAGTGCGGACTCTCATTTTGATTCCGCAATATCATTATGCGCCGATCAATTTATTTGAGTATGGGAACCCTTTAACCTGGAAATATGCTGTTGACTTTCCGCCGCAGTCTTCCGATGATCCTCCCCGCTCACTCGTTCGGTTTAGCAGCAGCCTGGGGGACCCCAATCGTTTGCGAATTCTTCGCTTCATCGCAGAAGAGGCGCGCTCGTTCATGGAAATCGTTCACTACGTAGGCTTGGCCAAAAGTACCGTCAACCACCATCTGGTCCACCTTCGGGCGGCGGGGCTGGTGCAACTCGACTATCATCCGGATAAAGGAACGGGCTTATATCGGCTGCGGGAGAAAGCCTTGGATCAAGTGGGGAGTGAGCTGAAGGCTTATTTAAAATCGGAATAGATTTGATCCGTCTTTTTATGGGAGAGGAGAGGCGTGAATGAAAGAGCTGCTGCGTATTCGGGCCTTTGTATTGGTGTGGGCGGGTCAATTTGCATCCGGGTTGGGAGGGATGTTCGCCACGTTTTTAGAAGGGTGGCTGGTATACGAGCTGACGGGTTCCAAGCTGGCGATGGGTGCTCTTCATACCGCTTATTTGGTGCCGCTTTTGACGGTGCAGCTTTTGGTGGGCCCCTTTCTGGATCGATGGGATCTGCGCAAAGTGATGATCGCATCCGAGTGGATCCGAGCCGTTGCTTATTTGTTTCCGGCTGTGATGTTAACGTGGGGGTGGTTGGAACCGTGGCACCTGTTTGTTTCCGCTGTCTTCACCGGAATTACCGAGCCTTTGTTTCGCCCTGCCACCATGGCTTATGTACCTGCGATCGTTCCGAAAGAAAAACTGATCAAAGCCAATTCGCTCCTGGAAGGGACGATGAGTTTCGCACTTTTGATCGGTCCTCCTGCAGCAGGATTGCTGCTTGTATGGTGGGATCCGCAGTACATCTTATATTTATTGGTCTCGCTGATGGGCACCGCGGGTTTGGTGTTATGGTTTCTCCCATGTAGGGAAGGGGAGAGAGCCACTGTCCAACCCGTTTCCTGGTTTCGTCAATTTCGGGAAGGAGCTGCTTTTTTTAAGACGGCGCCGGTATTGTTGGGGACCGGGTTGTTAATCCTATTGGGCAATATGAGTTTCAGCGCAACCAATCCCATGTTTCTCCCTTATGTAACGGATGTATTAAATGGATCTTCCTTTCAGGTGGGATTGCTGTTTTCCACGTACTCCTTGGGAATTTTGGCGGGCTCTATGTTTATGGGCTGGATACCGGAACCGAAGCGGAAGAAAAACTATATATTGGGGGCTAATCTCATCATGGGGAGTTGCCTGGGTTTGTTATCCGTCGCTTATTGGTACCCCTTGGCTCTTTTACTGGCAGTGGTCAGCGGTTTTTTCGGCATTTGGTTCAACATCTTAAACTCGACGCTGTATCAACGCATGGTTCCGGAACAGTTAAGAGGAAGAGTGTTCGCTTTACGCCTGTTAATGGCTCAGGGTGGTATGCCGATCGGTGCGATGTTCGGAGGAGTGATCGCTGAATCCTGGGGTGTGATGCCCTTATTTGCCATTGCAGGGAGCATGGTGGTGACAGTAACCATCATTGCGTGGTTTCTTCCGGTTTTCGCTAAGCTAAATCAGGAGTGGGAAGCACCCAACGAGCAAGCAGTCAGTTGATTATGTTTTTAACAGATAGTGTACCTGAGGAGGATCCGTTGAATGATAGTGACCCTTCTACCGATATCGATCATGTTTACGTGGAGGGAGGCTTGGAAAGCCTGCAGAATCGACTCTGCTATGCATAGCGAGACCTGGGAACGAAAGTGACCAAGGCGAGACTTGTGCTTCTATGAGTGCATAGCGAGACCTGGGAACGAAAGTGACCAAGGCGAGACTTGTGCTTCTATGAGTGCATAGCGAGAGTGCATGGAGCGAAGACGGAATACCAAGACGGCCTCCCCATGAAGGTTTAGAAAAGCAGATCGAAGTTCCCTGATGGGGCACTAGGAATGGGACAAGCGAACACCGTCATACGTTAATCTCAGGAGGCTGTCTTCCTGTGATGGAGAGGGTGGCGAAGAAAACTTCAGAAATTTTGGTAATTGGAAGGAGGGAAAGAGATCGCTCGTGTAGTATTGACAAGGGGGGACAATTTTCTACATCTCATGGAGTATGGAGGGGTGTCCATGAAACTTGTTAAGTATACCCATTCTATGTAGGATGAATACGTTTGCATGATGTGTTATAATGCTTTTGGCGGTTACAAAGAGTGGGTTCGTCTGGATCCAACGATATTATTTGTCGGTTTTTTTGCAGATATCTTTTTGATTTTTGTAAAGGTAGGTGGATCGAATGAGCTTGACCAAAAAGATTCTCATCGGAATATTCCTCGGTCTCGTGACGGGGCTGGTTCTTCATCTGTTTTTCCCAAACACATTTGAATCGGTAAACACCTACTTGTTTGCGCCGGTAGCCGATTTGTTCCTGCGGGCGATCAAGATGATCGTAGTGCCGTTGGTCTTCTTTTCCATCGCCATCGGTGCGGCGGGAATGGCCGATCCTAAGAAACTGGGCCGGGTGGGCGGCAAAACGATCTTCTTTTACTTGATCACGACGGCGATCGCCATCAGCTTGGCTTTGGTATTTGCCAACGTGATCGGGCCCGGTAACGGGGCTAACGTGTCGCTTCCGGAGAGCCAACCCGAAATTAATGAAGCTCCCCCTGTAATGGACACCCTGCTTAACATCGTTCCGGATAACCCGGTCACAGCTTTGGCTGAAGGGCAGATGCTGCAAATCATCTTCTTCGCTTTGGTGTTCGGGTTGGGGATGGCCTTCCTGGGCAGCAAAGTGGAGCGGGTTCGGGAAGTGGTGGAGCAGGCCAATGAAATTATGATGTGGCTGGTCCATCAGCTGATGAAAGTGGTTCCCTACGCCGCTTTCGCTCTGATGGCAAAGGCGATCGGCGAAGCGGGCATCGATCTGATCGGTTCCATGGCCCTGTATATGATTACCCTTGTGTTGGTCCTGCTGGTTCACATGTTGGTTACCTACGGATCGTTCCTGAAATTTGTGGCCAAGATCAGCCCGTTCCGGTTCTATAAAAACATGTTCCCGGCGATGGAGGTGGCCTTCACCACCAGCAGCAGCGCCGCCACCTTGCCGGTCACCATGGACCGAGTGGAGAACGGCCTAAAAGTGCCGAAGAGCATCAGCAGTTTTGTTCTGCCTCTGGGTGCCACCATCAACATGGATGGGACCGCGATTATGCAAGGGGTTGCGGCGATCTTTATCGCTCAGGTGTATGGGATTGATCTGACCCTTACTCAGCAGCTTCTGATCATTCTGACGGCCACGCTGGCTTCAATCGGCACCGCCGCCGTTCCCTCCGCCGGGATCGTGATGTTGACGGTCGTCTTCCCGACGGTGGGCTTGCCACTGGAAGGATTGGCAATCGTATTGGGGGTTGACCGACTCCTCGACATGGCACGTACTGCCACCAACATCACCGGTGACGCCATGGTCGCCACCTGTGTCGCCAAGACGGAGGGCGCTGACGTAGAAGTAAACGAAGAAGCGGTGAAGACCGCTTAGGTGAATACGACTTCCAATCATCCGGCTTCCTGTAGGGGAGCCGGATGATTTTTGTTTGTGTAAAAAACGAACGCTGATGAGCTGGAAAGTAATATTGTTCGTCTTTTCATTGACTTGGATGGGGAGGGCTGTTACACTGAATGAGGAGTGATGAAGATGAAAATCATGCACGTGCTTTCTCATATATGCTCGGGAATAAGGCCTGGGCGTTTCTACCCGGAGACCGTAAATTTCCGGACTATGGGAAATGCCTCACCACAGGTGTGTCTGTTACACCCGAACGGTAGGTTTTCCCTAGGGATCCGCTGTTTGGGTTTTTGTTTTTTATCATGGATTTTTAGATGAATGGATAGGAGTGGAGTCAATGGCGTTGCCACAGGTGGGGGTCATTATGGGAAGCACTTCCGATTGGCCCACCATGGAGCAGTGTTGTGACGTGCTTCAGGAGCTGACGATTCCGTTTGAGAAAAGGGTGGTTTCGGCCCATCGCACTCCGGATGAAATGTTTCGTTATGCAGAAGAAGCGGAACAGCGTGGGCTGAAAGTGATCATCGCTGGGGCCGGCGGGGCTGCCCATCTGCCGGGAATGGTGGCGGCCAAAACCGTATTGCCGGTCATCGGTGTTCCGATCAAAACGTCTACCTTAAACGGATTGGATTCTCTGTATTCCATTGTTCAGATGCCGGGTGGCGTACCGGTGGCAACCGTTTCTATCGGTCAGGCAGGGGCGGTCAATGCCGGATTGCTGGCGGCTGAAATCCTAGGTGCTCATGACGAAACCGTTCGTGAGCAGCTCCGTCAACGGAGAGAAGCGATCCGTCGTCGGGTATTGGAGACAGCAAATTTGGATGGGTGAGAGCCATGACAACAACGAACAAAGCAAACCAACCGAAAATTCTCCTGCCGGGCAGCACCATCGGTATTCTGGGTGGCGGGCAGTTGGGACGGATGATCGCCCTGGAAGGGCGTCGTATGGGATACCGTTTTATCACCTTAGATCCTGCTGCGGATTGCCCGGCGGCTCCGG
Above is a window of Desmospora profundinema DNA encoding:
- the purE gene encoding 5-(carboxyamino)imidazole ribonucleotide mutase — protein: MALPQVGVIMGSTSDWPTMEQCCDVLQELTIPFEKRVVSAHRTPDEMFRYAEEAEQRGLKVIIAGAGGAAHLPGMVAAKTVLPVIGVPIKTSTLNGLDSLYSIVQMPGGVPVATVSIGQAGAVNAGLLAAEILGAHDETVREQLRQRREAIRRRVLETANLDG
- a CDS encoding ArsR/SmtB family transcription factor; translated protein: MPFQLKVEYSPIYELTTSLHLYLEKKAHRVTDLGKSWVKEADTKLQPGLKKKLTQMMEQSEEAFWDKKLFQYFLAKTTLDSPAKEEVDGFLDWLSGQSSEDLYMNVDWREQWGLSMDEWKSMHQLVVEVVDQWNQQYFRHIDPAILHVLKEDADRKQRLSERLDAVEVVEQATKGIRLQPINEVRTLILIPQYHYAPINLFEYGNPLTWKYAVDFPPQSSDDPPRSLVRFSSSLGDPNRLRILRFIAEEARSFMEIVHYVGLAKSTVNHHLVHLRAAGLVQLDYHPDKGTGLYRLREKALDQVGSELKAYLKSE
- a CDS encoding dicarboxylate/amino acid:cation symporter; protein product: MSLTKKILIGIFLGLVTGLVLHLFFPNTFESVNTYLFAPVADLFLRAIKMIVVPLVFFSIAIGAAGMADPKKLGRVGGKTIFFYLITTAIAISLALVFANVIGPGNGANVSLPESQPEINEAPPVMDTLLNIVPDNPVTALAEGQMLQIIFFALVFGLGMAFLGSKVERVREVVEQANEIMMWLVHQLMKVVPYAAFALMAKAIGEAGIDLIGSMALYMITLVLVLLVHMLVTYGSFLKFVAKISPFRFYKNMFPAMEVAFTTSSSAATLPVTMDRVENGLKVPKSISSFVLPLGATINMDGTAIMQGVAAIFIAQVYGIDLTLTQQLLIILTATLASIGTAAVPSAGIVMLTVVFPTVGLPLEGLAIVLGVDRLLDMARTATNITGDAMVATCVAKTEGADVEVNEEAVKTA
- a CDS encoding MFS transporter, whose protein sequence is MKELLRIRAFVLVWAGQFASGLGGMFATFLEGWLVYELTGSKLAMGALHTAYLVPLLTVQLLVGPFLDRWDLRKVMIASEWIRAVAYLFPAVMLTWGWLEPWHLFVSAVFTGITEPLFRPATMAYVPAIVPKEKLIKANSLLEGTMSFALLIGPPAAGLLLVWWDPQYILYLLVSLMGTAGLVLWFLPCREGERATVQPVSWFRQFREGAAFFKTAPVLLGTGLLILLGNMSFSATNPMFLPYVTDVLNGSSFQVGLLFSTYSLGILAGSMFMGWIPEPKRKKNYILGANLIMGSCLGLLSVAYWYPLALLLAVVSGFFGIWFNILNSTLYQRMVPEQLRGRVFALRLLMAQGGMPIGAMFGGVIAESWGVMPLFAIAGSMVVTVTIIAWFLPVFAKLNQEWEAPNEQAVS